One genomic window of Polaromonas sp. SP1 includes the following:
- a CDS encoding helicase HerA-like C-terminal domain-containing protein: MAETTALPLLIARNADTQCELLPGLANRHGLITGATGTGKTVTLQTLAENFSKIGVPVFMADVKGDLTGISQAGTIGAKMAGVLKERGIDPPESLACPATLWDVFGEQGHPVRATVSDMGPLLLGRMLNLNETQAGVLNLVFKIADDNGMLLLDLKDLRAMLQYVGDNASEFTTKYGNVSAASVGAIQRGLLQVESQGGDKFFGEPMLNISDFMQTVDGKGVINVLAADKLMNSPRLYATFLLWMLSELFEQLPEIGDPEKPKLVFFFDEAHLLFNEAPKVLVERIELVVRLVRSKGVGVYFVTQNPLDIPDSVLAQLGNRVQHALRAFTPRDQKAVKATAQTMRQKPGLDIETAITELAVGEALVSLLDAKGRPGITERVYVLPPGSQIGPITPQQRQALIQGSLVAGVYEKTVDRESAYEKINGRAEAAAAEAAKAPQGGAAGTTDSGGIMGGLNDVLFGTTGPRGGKHDGLAQSMAKSAVRTMGSAVGREIIRGVLGSIFGGKKR, translated from the coding sequence ATGGCCGAAACCACCGCCCTCCCCCTGCTCATCGCCCGCAATGCCGATACCCAGTGCGAACTGCTCCCCGGCCTGGCCAACCGCCACGGGCTGATCACCGGCGCCACCGGCACCGGCAAGACGGTCACGCTGCAAACACTGGCGGAAAACTTCTCCAAAATCGGCGTTCCGGTCTTCATGGCCGACGTCAAGGGCGACCTGACCGGCATCAGCCAGGCCGGCACCATAGGCGCCAAGATGGCCGGCGTCCTGAAGGAGCGCGGCATCGACCCCCCCGAATCCCTGGCCTGCCCGGCCACGCTGTGGGACGTTTTTGGCGAACAGGGCCACCCGGTGCGCGCCACCGTGTCCGACATGGGGCCGCTGCTGCTGGGCCGCATGCTGAACCTCAACGAGACCCAGGCCGGCGTGCTCAACCTGGTCTTCAAGATCGCCGACGACAACGGCATGCTGCTGCTGGACCTCAAAGACCTGCGCGCCATGTTGCAGTACGTGGGCGACAACGCCAGCGAGTTCACCACCAAATACGGCAACGTCAGCGCCGCCAGCGTGGGCGCCATCCAGCGCGGCTTGCTGCAGGTTGAAAGCCAGGGCGGCGACAAGTTCTTCGGTGAGCCCATGCTCAACATCAGCGACTTCATGCAGACGGTCGACGGCAAGGGGGTGATCAACGTGCTGGCCGCCGACAAGCTGATGAACTCGCCGCGCCTGTACGCCACCTTTTTGCTGTGGATGCTGTCCGAACTGTTCGAGCAGTTGCCCGAAATCGGCGACCCGGAAAAGCCCAAACTCGTCTTCTTCTTCGACGAGGCGCATTTGCTCTTCAACGAAGCGCCCAAGGTGCTGGTCGAGCGCATCGAGCTGGTGGTGCGCCTGGTGCGCTCCAAAGGCGTCGGCGTCTACTTCGTGACGCAAAACCCGCTGGACATCCCCGACTCAGTGCTGGCCCAGTTGGGCAACCGGGTGCAGCACGCCCTGCGCGCCTTCACCCCGCGCGACCAGAAAGCCGTCAAGGCCACGGCGCAAACCATGCGGCAAAAGCCCGGGCTGGACATCGAAACGGCCATCACCGAGCTGGCCGTGGGCGAGGCGCTGGTCAGCCTGCTCGACGCCAAGGGCCGCCCCGGTATCACCGAGCGCGTGTATGTGCTGCCGCCCGGCAGCCAGATCGGCCCCATCACGCCGCAACAGCGCCAGGCGCTGATCCAGGGATCGCTGGTGGCCGGTGTGTATGAAAAAACCGTGGACCGCGAATCGGCCTACGAAAAGATCAACGGCCGCGCCGAAGCCGCAGCCGCCGAAGCCGCCAAGGCGCCCCAGGGCGGGGCAGCCGGCACCACCGATTCGGGCGGCATCATGGGCGGGCTCAATGACGTGCTCTTCGGCACCACCGGCCCGCGCGGCGGCAAGCATGACGGCCTGGCGCAAAGCATGGCCAAGTCGGCCGTGCGCACCATGGGCTCAGCCGTGGGCCGCGAGATCATCCGCGGCGTGCTGGGCAGCATTTTTGGCGGCAAGAAGCGCTGA
- a CDS encoding YebC/PmpR family DNA-binding transcriptional regulator translates to MAGHSKWANIQHRKGRQDEKRQRIWTRVMREIMVAARMGGGDLGTNPRLRLAVDKAKAANMPNENVKYGIAKATGSLEGIQYEEVRYEGYGIGGAAIIVDCMTDNKVRTVAEVRHAFSKHGGNMGTEGSVAFQFKHCGQIIFAPGASEDKIMEVALESGADDVITHEDGAIEVLTPYTGFEAVRNALEAAGLKPEVAEVTMRADNTIELTGNDAQRMQKLLDVLEDLDDTQDVFHNAALSADE, encoded by the coding sequence GTGGCTGGTCATAGTAAATGGGCGAATATTCAACACCGCAAGGGCCGACAGGACGAGAAACGCCAGCGCATCTGGACACGTGTGATGCGCGAAATCATGGTGGCGGCCCGCATGGGCGGCGGCGACCTGGGCACCAACCCGCGGCTGCGCCTGGCGGTGGACAAGGCCAAGGCGGCCAATATGCCCAATGAAAACGTCAAATACGGCATTGCCAAGGCCACCGGCAGCCTGGAAGGCATTCAATACGAAGAAGTGCGTTACGAGGGCTACGGCATCGGTGGCGCGGCCATCATCGTCGACTGCATGACCGACAACAAGGTGCGCACGGTGGCCGAAGTGCGCCATGCGTTTTCCAAGCACGGCGGCAACATGGGCACCGAAGGCTCGGTGGCCTTCCAGTTCAAGCATTGCGGCCAGATTATTTTTGCGCCCGGCGCGAGCGAAGACAAAATCATGGAAGTGGCGCTGGAGTCCGGCGCCGACGACGTGATCACCCACGAAGACGGTGCGATTGAGGTGTTGACGCCTTACACCGGCTTTGAAGCGGTCCGGAATGCGCTGGAAGCCGCCGGCCTCAAGCCCGAAGTGGCTGAAGTCACCATGCGTGCCGACAATACCATCGAGCTCACCGGCAACGATGCCCAGCGGATGCAAAAGCTCCTGGACGTCCTGGAAGACCTGGACGATACGCAGGACGTCTTCCATAACGCTGCACTGTCCGCAGACGAATAA
- a CDS encoding 1-acyl-sn-glycerol-3-phosphate acyltransferase, whose protein sequence is MSAGFLPPHPLQFRGSRVAQFLLRCTGWRAEFEGLPTLQGVLLVYPHTSNWDFVVGVLLKWSLGVPLQFWGKESLFRIPLFGSWLRWLGGVPVSRTAPNGAVAQMVSLIRQKKERGEYFWLALSPEGTRKYTPGWRSGFYRVALGADVPVGLAALDYSRKCLVLRTFVRLTGQEPQDMARIAAVFSGCAGFEPAGAAPVQLLDTAVRRADTIVNPGK, encoded by the coding sequence ATGAGCGCTGGTTTCCTGCCTCCGCATCCCTTGCAGTTCCGGGGGAGCAGGGTGGCGCAATTCCTGTTGCGCTGCACCGGCTGGCGGGCGGAATTCGAAGGCCTGCCGACGCTACAGGGCGTTTTGCTGGTCTATCCCCACACGTCGAATTGGGATTTTGTGGTGGGTGTGCTGCTGAAGTGGTCCCTGGGGGTTCCCCTGCAGTTCTGGGGCAAGGAAAGCCTGTTTCGCATTCCGCTCTTCGGCAGCTGGCTGCGCTGGCTGGGCGGGGTGCCCGTCAGCCGCACCGCGCCGAACGGCGCCGTGGCCCAGATGGTGTCGCTGATCAGGCAAAAGAAGGAGCGCGGCGAGTATTTCTGGCTGGCGCTGTCGCCGGAAGGAACCCGCAAATACACGCCGGGCTGGCGCAGCGGGTTTTACCGCGTCGCGCTGGGGGCGGATGTACCTGTCGGGCTGGCCGCGCTGGACTATTCGCGCAAGTGCCTGGTTTTGCGCACTTTTGTGCGGCTGACAGGGCAGGAGCCGCAGGACATGGCGCGCATTGCGGCTGTTTTCAGCGGCTGTGCCGGTTTTGAGCCGGCCGGCGCGGCACCCGTGCAATTGCTGGACACCGCTGTGCGCCGGGCCGATACCATCGTGAATCCAGGTAAATGA
- the hemF gene encoding oxygen-dependent coproporphyrinogen oxidase translates to MSMTDLSVVKDFLLALQARITDAASAIDGQPFVADRWQKEPGEPLQGNGITMILEQGGVFERAGCGFSHVRGPKLPPSATQHRPELAGAPFEAMGVSLVFHPRNPYVPTVHMNVRMLAAAPASSPDAPVCWFGGGMDLTPYYGFDEDAVHFHQTCKDALAPFGDDKYPRFKKWCDEYFYLKHRQEQRGIGGVFFDDFQELGMERSFAMMQGVADSFLQAYLPIVARRKDMPYGEREREFQLYRRGRYVEFNLVWDRGTHFGLQSGGRTESILMSMPPLASWSYQRAVEAGSPEERLYTQFLPRRDWV, encoded by the coding sequence ATGAGCATGACCGACCTTTCTGTTGTTAAAGATTTTTTGCTGGCGCTGCAGGCGCGCATCACGGATGCGGCCAGTGCCATTGACGGCCAGCCCTTTGTGGCGGACCGCTGGCAAAAAGAACCCGGCGAGCCGCTGCAAGGCAACGGCATCACCATGATTCTTGAGCAGGGCGGGGTGTTTGAACGTGCAGGCTGCGGGTTCTCGCATGTTCGCGGGCCGAAATTGCCGCCCTCGGCGACACAGCACCGGCCGGAACTGGCGGGCGCGCCCTTTGAGGCCATGGGTGTTTCGCTCGTATTTCATCCGCGAAATCCTTACGTGCCCACCGTCCACATGAATGTCCGCATGCTGGCCGCGGCGCCGGCTTCGAGCCCGGACGCGCCGGTCTGCTGGTTTGGCGGCGGCATGGATCTGACGCCTTATTACGGCTTTGACGAAGACGCGGTGCACTTTCACCAGACCTGCAAGGATGCGCTGGCGCCTTTCGGGGACGACAAATACCCGCGCTTCAAAAAGTGGTGTGACGAATACTTCTACCTCAAGCACCGCCAGGAGCAGCGTGGCATTGGCGGCGTGTTTTTTGACGATTTCCAGGAGCTCGGCATGGAGCGCAGCTTTGCCATGATGCAGGGCGTGGCGGACTCCTTCCTGCAGGCCTACCTGCCCATCGTGGCGCGGCGAAAGGACATGCCGTATGGCGAGCGCGAGCGGGAATTCCAGCTTTACCGGCGCGGCCGTTATGTGGAGTTCAACCTGGTGTGGGACCGCGGCACCCACTTCGGCCTGCAGTCCGGCGGGCGCACGGAGTCCATCCTCATGTCCATGCCGCCGCTGGCGAGCTGGTCTTACCAGCGTGCGGTAGAGGCCGGCAGCCCTGAAGAGCGCCTGTACACACAATTCCTGCCCCGGCGGGACTGGGTTTGA
- a CDS encoding GTP cyclohydrolase II translates to MPAEVAATPAVPAAPASPSSSAPSQHIRLTSHAGGHGALPIHWGAATPAERGPVVGTTTKRSHRNVIGTHSGSYSVYRALAIASGALSAKHKADLTNTSPTDIIGPYPQWSEPGRIVAMDPWGATVADVFSAELAAGYDIRPTIAVTQAHVILPEVIEALQSGRLKADGKYLTAGGAAMVTKVAVEPVWYLPEVARRFGCSETDLRRVLFEETGGMYPELVTRSDLEVFLPPIGGLTAYIFGKPRDLANPDIELTARVHDECNGSDVFGSDICTCRPYLTHAIEECIQGAQRGGVGLVSYFRKEGRALGEVTKFLVYNARKRQVGGDTAEQYFNRTECVAGVQDMRFQELMPDVLNWLGIRKIHRLVSMSNMKYDAITRAGIEVVQRVNIPDHMIPADAQVEMDAKMAAGYFTPGAVPTAEELKKAKGRGLDV, encoded by the coding sequence ATGCCTGCTGAAGTTGCCGCCACGCCTGCCGTACCCGCAGCGCCCGCCAGTCCCTCCTCATCCGCACCTTCCCAGCACATCCGGCTGACCTCCCATGCGGGCGGCCACGGTGCGCTGCCCATTCACTGGGGCGCGGCCACCCCGGCCGAACGCGGGCCGGTGGTCGGCACCACCACCAAACGCAGCCACCGCAATGTCATCGGCACGCACAGCGGCTCATACAGCGTGTACCGCGCGCTGGCGATTGCCTCGGGGGCGCTGTCGGCCAAACACAAGGCCGACCTCACCAACACCTCGCCCACCGACATCATCGGCCCCTACCCGCAGTGGAGCGAGCCCGGCCGCATCGTCGCCATGGACCCCTGGGGCGCTACCGTGGCAGATGTGTTTTCGGCAGAACTCGCTGCTGGCTACGACATCCGCCCCACCATTGCCGTCACGCAGGCGCATGTCATCCTGCCCGAGGTCATTGAAGCCCTGCAGTCTGGCCGCCTGAAGGCCGACGGCAAATACCTCACGGCCGGCGGCGCCGCCATGGTCACCAAGGTGGCGGTCGAGCCCGTCTGGTACCTGCCCGAAGTCGCCCGGCGTTTCGGCTGCAGTGAAACCGACCTGCGCCGCGTGCTGTTTGAAGAAACCGGCGGCATGTACCCCGAACTCGTCACGCGCAGCGACCTGGAGGTGTTCCTGCCGCCGATTGGCGGACTCACCGCCTACATCTTCGGCAAGCCGCGCGACCTGGCCAACCCCGACATCGAACTCACCGCCCGCGTGCATGACGAGTGCAACGGCTCGGACGTCTTCGGCTCCGACATCTGCACCTGCCGCCCCTACCTCACGCACGCCATTGAAGAATGCATCCAGGGCGCGCAGCGCGGCGGCGTGGGCCTGGTGTCCTACTTCCGCAAGGAAGGCCGGGCGCTGGGCGAAGTCACCAAGTTCCTGGTCTACAACGCGCGCAAGCGGCAAGTCGGCGGCGACACCGCCGAGCAGTACTTCAACCGCACCGAATGCGTCGCCGGCGTTCAGGACATGCGCTTTCAGGAGTTGATGCCCGACGTGCTCAACTGGCTGGGCATCCGCAAAATTCACCGACTGGTCTCCATGAGCAACATGAAATACGACGCCATCACCCGCGCAGGCATCGAAGTGGTGCAGCGCGTCAACATCCCCGATCACATGATTCCCGCCGACGCCCAGGTCGAGATGGACGCCAAGATGGCGGCGGGCTATTTCACCCCGGGTGCAGTGCCCACCGCCGAAGAGCTGAAAAAAGCCAAGGGCCGGGGGCTGGATGTCTGA
- the purD gene encoding phosphoribosylamine--glycine ligase, which yields MKVLVVGGGGREHALAWKLAQSPKVQAVYVAPGNGGTVLDARLENIAITDVKALREWALAEKIALTVVGPEQPLAAGIVDEFRAHGLRVFGPTKAAAQLESSKAFSKAFMKRHGIPTAEYETFTDAAAAHAYVDEKGAPIVVKADGLAAGKGVVVAMTLHEAHEAIEFMLAPNPDFNPLGVTHNEGGARVVIEEFLQGEEASFIVMCDGKNVAAMATSQDHKRLLDADQGPNTGGMGAYSPAPVVTPEVHGRAMREIILPTIKGMEKDGIPFTGFLYAGLMIDAEGKPKTLEFNCRMGDPETQPIMMRLKTDLYDVMMAATSGTLDQIELDWDRRPALGVVMAAHGYPLNPRKGDAIKGLVKGTDMPEDAMVFHAGTRKEGDAILTSGGRVLCVTALGSTVKAAQQRAYEVAQEIAFDGAQFRKDIGYRALKS from the coding sequence ATGAAAGTTCTCGTAGTGGGCGGCGGTGGCCGTGAACACGCCCTGGCGTGGAAACTGGCGCAGTCCCCGAAAGTCCAGGCGGTGTATGTCGCGCCCGGCAACGGCGGCACCGTGCTTGATGCGCGGCTGGAAAACATCGCCATCACCGACGTGAAGGCGCTGCGTGAATGGGCGCTGGCCGAAAAAATCGCGCTGACGGTGGTGGGCCCCGAGCAGCCGCTGGCGGCCGGTATCGTGGATGAATTTCGCGCGCACGGCCTGCGGGTGTTTGGCCCGACCAAGGCAGCGGCACAGCTCGAAAGCTCCAAAGCTTTTTCCAAGGCCTTCATGAAGCGCCACGGCATCCCGACGGCTGAATACGAAACCTTTACCGACGCGGCCGCCGCCCATGCCTACGTCGACGAAAAAGGCGCACCCATCGTCGTCAAGGCCGACGGCCTGGCCGCCGGCAAGGGCGTGGTCGTGGCCATGACCCTGCATGAGGCGCATGAGGCCATCGAATTCATGCTCGCGCCCAACCCCGACTTCAACCCGCTGGGCGTGACGCACAACGAAGGCGGCGCGCGTGTGGTGATTGAAGAGTTTTTGCAGGGCGAGGAAGCCAGCTTCATCGTGATGTGCGACGGCAAAAACGTGGCGGCCATGGCCACCAGCCAGGACCACAAGCGCCTGCTGGACGCCGACCAGGGCCCCAACACCGGCGGCATGGGCGCGTATTCGCCGGCGCCCGTCGTCACCCCTGAAGTGCACGGCCGCGCCATGCGCGAGATCATCCTGCCCACCATCAAGGGCATGGAAAAAGACGGCATCCCTTTTACAGGCTTTCTGTATGCCGGCCTGATGATCGACGCCGAGGGAAAACCCAAGACGCTCGAATTCAATTGCCGCATGGGCGACCCGGAAACGCAGCCCATCATGATGCGGCTGAAGACCGATTTGTACGACGTGATGATGGCGGCCACCTCGGGCACGCTGGACCAGATCGAGCTGGACTGGGACCGCCGGCCGGCTTTGGGTGTCGTGATGGCCGCACACGGCTATCCGCTCAACCCGCGCAAGGGCGATGCCATCAAGGGTCTCGTCAAGGGCACCGACATGCCCGAAGACGCCATGGTTTTTCATGCCGGCACGCGCAAGGAAGGCGATGCCATCCTGACTTCGGGCGGCCGTGTCCTGTGCGTGACGGCGCTGGGCAGTACCGTCAAGGCGGCGCAGCAGCGCGCTTATGAAGTCGCGCAGGAAATCGCTTTTGACGGCGCGCAGTTCCGCAAGGACATCGGCTATCGCGCCCTCAAATCCTGA